The following nucleotide sequence is from Candidatus Cloacimonadota bacterium.
AAAGCGGCGAAAATAATTGCCCTCAAGATCTGTTTCATCGTATTCCGGAGTGCCTGGTTGCGCTCCAAACAATGTGTATAGCACTCGGGTATCATTTGGGCTTGATTGTTCCCATTGAGTAATGTTAGGATCTTCTTTGCGAATGGCGACAAAGGAATAGTTTGTTCTGGGGTTTTTTCCAGTAGCCAACCAGTATTTTTCATTAGCAGTTAAATTTGATGGATAAACATCATAAACATTGCTATCGTCCGGACCTGATCCTACAGACCAATACCAGGCGTGTCTGCTACCTTCAAAATCGGGAATTCTGGTTTTACAGCCTATGTACATGGGAGATAATCCGTGATCCATATCGGCATCGTAGCTATAGGCAAATTCGTAACCGGGGCCTTTCACGTAGCCACTTTTATCGTCACTTGCCACGCCTGAACCCCATGATTCGGGACCCACATCAGCATCAAAGTAATAGGAAAGAGCCAAATCTTCGATGCTGTCTTGCTGGTTGGTATTGTATATCGTGCATTTCTGCGCCAGAAGGTAATAATGGTTTTGTACTGGCCAGCTATAGGTTTCCTGGTGTATAGCCACACCTAAAGGGTGATGTGTGCTGGAGCCAGCAGAGGCACCATAATCTCGATCACCCGGAGTGCCAAAGGGACAATAATCATAAGAATAGGCACTGTGAGTAAGGCATCCAGGCGTATCGAACGAAATTTCCTGAGGGATAGTAAAGCAGAAAGTCTCGCTATTGAATGGGTCAAATGGCAGCGGAGATGGTATTCCATAATTGCTTTCCAATACTATGTCGTTTTGGCTATAATAGTCAAAATTCGGCACAGAAGATGCAAGTGGGTTATATGCTGGTAATTGTTCCATTATTTCCAAATCTCCATCATATGCTACGGAAGTAAGAGTATCTATCACCGCAGGCAAACTTGAGTTCCACTCTTCATGATCTTCGGATATATAGTCATATTCATCATGAGGTGGGTAATGGCGCCAGTATAACAAGCGACCGAATTCATCTCTTCGTACTTTCTTTCCTGATATCCAGGTTCCGGATTTAAATATGAGTTTACTGTGTGGTAAATACACCAAATCTTCTATTGTGCCATAGTTACTTAAATTAAACTTAAACTGACCGTTGTTCACTTGTTTCAGATCCATTCCGCGATTAGCTGAATTTTCTACACTTGATAAGGCAAAAGACAGTGTAACCGAAAGTAAGATTATCATAAAGAATAAGCGTTTCATCAATTCCTCCCCATAGCATAGCTTCCGCTCAACATTTCTGAAATTATCTGTTGTAGAGCTAAGGCTGCCGCGTCTTGTTGCATATATGAAAGCGGGAAACCTAAAACTGCCACATTCGCTCCTTCATAACAGTGTTTATAGCCTAAGTACTTTGACGAATAGATATCATATTGCTCCTGAGTGGGAGGGAATGCAGGATAATCTGTTGGCTTCACTCCGCAGGCATAGAGCCAATTCAAATTGAGGGATGGATCGAACATCATAATTCCAGAAAACCCTTCCCTCATTGAAACAATTGGATTGAACGCATTTTCTATATTAAGCGGGATATCGGAGTAGTTTTGTTGTCCAATAGCGTTTATAAAGTAAGGATTTACGGCCACTGAAGCTGCCATTTCGCTTAATCCGATATCATCATAAACACCCAGTTTGGGCAATAAGATATTGTTGATTCCCCACCATTCGCAATAACTAAACAGCCTACCAAAGCTTTCTCTCAGCCTGTTTGTGCCACTAATAATAAGATTTCCCGCATTCGATAAATACACATCGAGAGCCTCCGCATGATGATCCAGGCTCAGAGAATGCATAGGATTATCAGCATGGACAAGAACCGTTTTATAGCCAATCAACTGACTGGGGGAAAGAGATTGGTCTATATCTATTTCATCTACCTGCCCATAAAGGCTGGGAGTAATCTGCTGGTAAAACTCATCAACAATGAGTTCCGGAGAGAATCCACTATGATTTGTGTCGGTATCCACAATAAGAATTCCTTCTCTTTCTTGCGGCGATTTATACGGCACCAGATTGATATTAAGAAGTACCACTTCGCTCAATTCTCCTTGAAGGTCTTCTACCATAAGTTCGATGCTGTGCATGCCGTCACTGAGGTTTTCTAATACGCAATAGCGGCTGAGGTCGTTAAGGTTTTCGATTCTGAGCCAGGCAAGTCCATCTGTACGATAAATCACATGAGGATTGTAGAATTGCGGAGAAATTGGGAAGTAACTGCCGTCCAAGCGCAGCCAAAAGGCACTGATTTGGCTGCTGTAGTTTATTTGGTTCTCATCCAATACCATGTTTATCTCTGTGTCGGATATAGGGTTGTCAGTCACATATCCGTCTAAGAAGCCATATTGACCATGGTAACCCCAGCGGAGATGTAGTTTAAAATCATCTGAGTTTATCGCCTCATAATTGTTGTTTATTTGCCACAATTCGCGCGGGTGTTTATCAGCACTGCCCGATATTGGGATATATGAAACCAGCAGATTATCAAAACCGTAGTGATAAGTACCAAAACCGGCAAGTGTTTGCGGATAGATCATTCCAACGGGGCGGTGACCGCCACTTGCCCTAAAAATGAAGGAACTGGGTTCAGATTGAATAACTCCGATGCGGCTTACCACATAGTATTGAAACTCGGTTAAAGTGTTTGCTTCATTAGCAGTTAATGCCGGCTCACTTTGGGAATTTAAAACAATCTTATGGATGTCTGGGCAATTTATAGAATTGTACCAATTACCTTGTGCAATTACTTCAAGATTCTCGTTCAAAGTATTCAAGCGATACATAAAGTGATGGGCATAGTTTCCATCCACATAGATATCGCCAATCAATTCGCGTACGATGAATTCAATTCCCATCGAGTATTCTGCGTTAGGATTAGTCGGGCTTTCTAAATAGCTGCCAAAAAGCCTGTTGCTCTTAAAAGGAGAACTTAGCTCTTCAATCTGCCCAGTAGGATGTTTTACTTTTACTGAAATCTGGGTTATCAGGTTTTGGATTATTCCGTCTTGAGTGCCAAATTCAAAATCAAGACTATTATTGGTAGTCCAGATCTCTGTGCCATCAAAGCGTAGCCATCCCTCCGAATCGGTTTCATATTCGTTGGGGCACTCCTTATAAAAGGTTAGCTTATAAGCAAAGCTCAAATTAGATGTGTCTCCTCCCTCTATCCTAATATTCTGCTTATAAATGTAATCATTGCCACCTTGCTCGATTTTGAAGTCATCAAAAAGAAGGTGAGGACTATTTACAGAATAGGGACTGAGAGGGTCTTTGGTCGAACACGAAAAGATAAAAAATAACAGCAATACTGCACAAGTTGTTCTTAGCCTATGCATGATTCCTCCAGTAGATTTAATCTTAGTTATAAGAATTAGGAAATATTGATGCATGTCAAGCGCTAATTCAATACTTTATAAGTAGAAAACATGGTGAGATACCCAAACCCCAATCTCAAGAAAACTAAGATCTAACTGCTATATGTTGTTAATTATGAGATTAGCGTAATCTCGCGCAGTTTTAAGCTGTGTAAATAATTCCACAATAGCCCCCAAAAATAATGGTAAAGACCTTTGAATAATCGGGGTATGGAGTGAAGCCCCATACTACAAGGGTGGTGGGTGAGCATAGCTACGATCAGAAAAAGCTTACCAAACCGATATCTCGCACCAAAAAATCTGCCATATATGGATGTGTAACGGTCTCTAGTAGTCTTGCCGGGTCATTTATGCAAAGCAAAACATAAAAAAAGGCCCCTCATAAAAAAGAGGAGCCAGGATGTTTAGGGAGTGCTTTTTGGTAAAAAAACTAAAATCCGAACCAAGGACCTATAGTAACAGTCATGCCTTGGAAGGGGGTATCGGGAGATCCGCTAACTTCAAAGGATTCTCCGGCTAAACCTCGCACACGCCAATCTTTGGTGAGAGAATAGCCATAAGTGTAGCCAACTTCGGCACGAAGACCCATCCAGGAGAGTACACGATACATGATCTCGGCTCGGGGCTGAACGTTCAGATAGCCTTTCCGCAAAAGAAAGTGTGTGTTGTTGGAATCGGTAATTGTGTCCGGAAGATCTGCCCAATCGTAATTTGCGTCTGTATTAATAAACTCCATTTCGTGGTAAGAACCACCAACCATTAAACCTACGCTGCCAATTAAGTTTTTGACGATGGGAAAGCGTTTGTCCAGAGTAACGCCGCCCAGCATGTTCTCGTATCTCATGTAGATCTGATAGTCGCTCATGCCATCTCGTTTGTTTTGGGTCTTTTTAGTGTCTTCAAACCAAGTGATTTGTCCACCAAGAAAATAGCCTTTGCCAATGGAAAATTTGCCACCTAAGCCTTGTTGTAACAAGCCATCATCACGGAACTTGTTGAAACCTAAAGAATCATGCGCTACGATCTTGTTGATATCGTCCATTTCCAGGTCTACCCACATGGGAATCCAAGTTCCACCGCCATAGCCAACACTTATTTTCTTCTTTCCAGGCAGGTTAGGCGAAGTTACTTCAGAAACCTCTTTAATGCGGCTGCCCAAGGTCATATCCATAGATTCCGGTTTGCCTGCACGAAAATAGGCCACAGAGATTTGATCACCGGCACGCAGTGACTTGCGAATCTTCTCAAACCCTGCAAAATTGGTAACATCCTGTCCGTTAATTTGGGTAATGATATCATCCTCGCGCAAGCGGTGATGCCAGGCAGGAGAATCTTGTACCACACCGGTAACAAGCACTCCAATAGTGCCTTCATATTTTAATTCTTGCGCCTTGGGGAAAGTGAGGTCTTCCAGATATAGTCCAAAGTATGCGGCATCGGGTGCTTCCTGTTCGCTGTTCATTGTGATGGACATCTGTGGGTTTATGTCGTCCAAACCCTTTAGTTGCATAATATAGCGCTTACTTTCAATTACTTCCTTTTCTTCTTCAACTTCTTGCGCACTCAGTGAGAGTGCAGAGAGTAGCACTAGTAAGCCAAACGTAATTATCTTCTTCATAATGTTCTCCTTATCTAAAACACAGAGTAATCTTTAGCAAAGTATAATGCAAAAGCCGTGCCAAACCGAAACGCTTCCAGAACCGTATGTAAGACAGTAAGTTGCTTATATGCATCAAAGTAAATAAAGGCGCAGGTATATCAGATTGATATAAACTCATATCACTATGATAAGTACTCTATGTGGCAAGCAGGGGAACTTATCTATTAACAAAGTTGTTATAGCATATACGAAAACAATATGTCTCGGAATAATAATTGCATCTTATTGTGCTATAAATCCGTTTGTAAGGAACTTGCATTATGAAGAAAAGCTTGCTGATTCTAATCCTACTCTGTGCTTTGGCTTTACTTGGCGCTGAGACCAAGTATTTGGCGATAATCCCATTTAGCGCAGCCAGTAATAACAGGCACAAAATACAGAATCTTGCCCAAGAAAGCGCAATAATATACTATTACAACGATCAGTATGCCATTGTTGCATTCGATAAAGAGCAAGAAACCAATTATGAACATATAGTTTATCCCAATGCCAGGGAGAACTTGTATCTTATTCAGAGCTGCGACACAGTAACTATTGGTAGCTTGGAATCATTGGGCAGAACTCACATTTTGCCTGGCGGTGATATCCTTTTTATCTCATCTATTGGTGCTGTGCAGTTACGTTCTTACACAATGGATTCTTTTATCAATCTACGTGAGCATCCTCTTGAAATCCCCAAAATGCGATTTAGCCCCAATTCCATGCATGAAACCAGGCAAGATTTAGTTCAACTAAGCTCGATGGTATCGGCGGATAGCATCCAATTCTTTATTCAGGCATTACAGGATATGCAAACCCGTTATGCTCTTGCGGATAATCGTTATGCTGTGGCGAGTTGGATTCGAGATACTTTCCAACGGTTTGGAATACAGAATGCGCATTTGGAAGAATTCACTTGGAACGAAACTCAGCAATACAATGTGGTGGCTACTATCGAAGGCTCAGTCTATCCCGATCAATATGTTGTAGTGGGTGGTCATCACGATTCGATCACATACGCAGATCCGATGAATTTTGCTCCCGGTGCAGATGATAACGCCTCTGGAGCTGTAGCAGCCATCGAAACCGCCCGAGTATTGATGACAGCAGGATATCAGCCCAAGTGCAGCATCCGCTTTGTTACTTATGCAGCCGAAGAATTTGGCTTGCATGGATCTCATTATAATGCTCAGAGCAGTCTGGAATCGGGAGATGATATTCGTTTGATGATCAATCACGACATGATCGCAAACGATCCCAACAATTTGGATCTGGTACGTTTGATGCCTTATGACGGATGCCTGGAACAAAGTGAATATGCAAGTTTATTAGTGGCAGAGTACAGTTCTCTAACGGCAACATACGGAAGCCTAAATAGCCACAGCAGCGATAGTTATTCCTATTGGAGCCGTGGATATCCTGTAATCTATTTCTTTGAGCAGGAATTTAGCCCCGTTTATCATAGCGATCAAGATATTATTGATTTTATAGATCCAGTCTATTGTGCAGAAGTAATTAAAGCATCTATAGCTAGCTCAGTAAGTTTTGCAAATATGCCGGCATCAGTCACAGATTTGGCAATTCACGATAACGGCGATGGCTCTTCGCTGTTGATCTCGTGGCAAATCCCCCAAGATCCTGAAATCGACCATGTTTTAGTATTTATCGGCACTGATGATCCGGAACAAAGTGAAGCGATTGCAGTATACGATGCCAACAGCTACCTCGCGACTGAGCTGCAGGAAGCTCAAACATATAACATCGCGATATGTACTGTAGATGCCTTGGGAAATCAGAGTTACCGCGAATATGGCTCCGGAATTCCCTACAGTGTTCCGCTGGCGCCCAGTTCTTTTTCTTCCACTCCGATACGCTATGCCGTCAAACTTGAATGGAGCCCTAATAGAGAAATTGACTTGGCAGGCTATAGACTATACCGTGCTACAGATGCGGGAGCAAATTTTGCTTGGCTTACAGAGCAACTACTTACCGATACGTCTTTTATCGATACAGATGTTTTCGGAGCACCCGAACAGTTTTATTATTATAAGGTTAGAGCTTATGATACCGATGGTAATGGAGGACCATTTAGCAATTTGTCAGTTTCGCGACCGGTGACTCTAGATCATGGAATTCTTATTGTTGATGAAACTAGCGGTGGCAGTGGTGCCAATATCTTTGTTCCCACAAATGCAGATGTGGATGAGTACTATTCTTCTGTGCTCCAAAACTTCAACACCAGCTCTGTCGATTTGGAAGAAATCAGCAGAGATCTGCGATTATACGACCTTTGCATTTATTCTTCAATAGTTTGGCATGCAGCCGACATTTCCGAATCATTGATTCCCGAAGAGACTATTGCGGCACTTGAGGAATTCATATCCTTGGGCGGGAAGTTCCTATATAATGGATATTTTCCCTCAATGGCGTTCGAATCTAACAACGGCTATCCCTCAGATTTTGCTGATGATGATCTAATCAACAGAGTATTTGGTATCTCCGGTGTGGATTACTCGGTACAAGCCAGAATGAATATTGCTAATGCCGAGGCCTTGGATTTGCCGGATCTCCCCTTGGCAGATTATGCCGGTATTCCTGCTTTTAATAACCATATTCTTCGTATTGAAGGACTTTCTGCCGCACCCGGGGCGGAAATTCTATACAGTTATGGATCAGATTACGCCAATGATGAGACCGCCGGGGTTTTGAACGGCAGTGCAGTAGCCATCCACCATCAATATCTTCTAGGTAAAAGCCTGGTCTTAAGTTTCCCCTTGTATCTAATGGCAGCGCAAAATGTTGAGGACATGCTTTACGAATTGCTGCATGTGCGTTGGGCGGAGCCTGTTAGTGTGGATGATCTTCATAGCCCAACGATAGGAAGCCTTAGTATCTATGGTGTGTATCCCAATCCCTTCAAAGAAAGTACTTTAATACAGGTGAAGGGACTAAGCTCTGCTTTGGCTTCGAAACTCAAAATCTACAATCTGCGCGGTCAGTTAGTGCGTTCTTTAGAAATGCCAAAAGCGGGAGAATTTGCTTGGGATGGCTGTGATAGCAATGGCATAAGCGTTGGCAGCGGTATCTATTTTGCCCGTGTGTCTCAGAATGGAAATCAGGCACAACGCAAGCTAATCCGGATCAAATAGCAAACCGAATAAAGATTTTCGCTTTACTAACAAACCTTTTGGGCTTCTTCCGGAACATGTCCAAACAGTATCAATGCCCGTAGAATAATTGGGGCATGGGGCGAATCCCTCTAAACCACGAGGGGGGAGGATGGGTATTGCTACGATCAGAAAAAAGCCCAACAAACAGATATCTCGTGCATAAAAAATCTACTATATATATTGATGTGCAACGGTTTCTATCATGGGTGAGTTTCGTGTGTTTACAAAGCCGGGGAAGTGATTCAATTAGTCAATGTTATCAGGAAGAACCGTTTTACGGATACACCTTCATAAACCTTGCGCAAAGGGAAGGGATGCTATCTAAAAGCGATTTACTGGAGCCACAAAAAAACGCGAATCCAATAATTGGATCCGCGTTCTACTTAGCGATATGCCATCTTATATAAACAGATTCAAATTACTCTTTTCGGCTTCTTCCAAATAGCTGGCTACTCCGCCGATTGTTACTCCATCGATTAGTTCACTTGCTTG
It contains:
- a CDS encoding PDZ domain-containing protein, whose protein sequence is MKKIITFGLLVLLSALSLSAQEVEEEKEVIESKRYIMQLKGLDDINPQMSITMNSEQEAPDAAYFGLYLEDLTFPKAQELKYEGTIGVLVTGVVQDSPAWHHRLREDDIITQINGQDVTNFAGFEKIRKSLRAGDQISVAYFRAGKPESMDMTLGSRIKEVSEVTSPNLPGKKKISVGYGGGTWIPMWVDLEMDDINKIVAHDSLGFNKFRDDGLLQQGLGGKFSIGKGYFLGGQITWFEDTKKTQNKRDGMSDYQIYMRYENMLGGVTLDKRFPIVKNLIGSVGLMVGGSYHEMEFINTDANYDWADLPDTITDSNNTHFLLRKGYLNVQPRAEIMYRVLSWMGLRAEVGYTYGYSLTKDWRVRGLAGESFEVSGSPDTPFQGMTVTIGPWFGF
- a CDS encoding M20/M25/M40 family metallo-hydrolase; its protein translation is MKKSLLILILLCALALLGAETKYLAIIPFSAASNNRHKIQNLAQESAIIYYYNDQYAIVAFDKEQETNYEHIVYPNARENLYLIQSCDTVTIGSLESLGRTHILPGGDILFISSIGAVQLRSYTMDSFINLREHPLEIPKMRFSPNSMHETRQDLVQLSSMVSADSIQFFIQALQDMQTRYALADNRYAVASWIRDTFQRFGIQNAHLEEFTWNETQQYNVVATIEGSVYPDQYVVVGGHHDSITYADPMNFAPGADDNASGAVAAIETARVLMTAGYQPKCSIRFVTYAAEEFGLHGSHYNAQSSLESGDDIRLMINHDMIANDPNNLDLVRLMPYDGCLEQSEYASLLVAEYSSLTATYGSLNSHSSDSYSYWSRGYPVIYFFEQEFSPVYHSDQDIIDFIDPVYCAEVIKASIASSVSFANMPASVTDLAIHDNGDGSSLLISWQIPQDPEIDHVLVFIGTDDPEQSEAIAVYDANSYLATELQEAQTYNIAICTVDALGNQSYREYGSGIPYSVPLAPSSFSSTPIRYAVKLEWSPNREIDLAGYRLYRATDAGANFAWLTEQLLTDTSFIDTDVFGAPEQFYYYKVRAYDTDGNGGPFSNLSVSRPVTLDHGILIVDETSGGSGANIFVPTNADVDEYYSSVLQNFNTSSVDLEEISRDLRLYDLCIYSSIVWHAADISESLIPEETIAALEEFISLGGKFLYNGYFPSMAFESNNGYPSDFADDDLINRVFGISGVDYSVQARMNIANAEALDLPDLPLADYAGIPAFNNHILRIEGLSAAPGAEILYSYGSDYANDETAGVLNGSAVAIHHQYLLGKSLVLSFPLYLMAAQNVEDMLYELLHVRWAEPVSVDDLHSPTIGSLSIYGVYPNPFKESTLIQVKGLSSALASKLKIYNLRGQLVRSLEMPKAGEFAWDGCDSNGISVGSGIYFARVSQNGNQAQRKLIRIK